Proteins from a single region of Phaeacidiphilus oryzae TH49:
- a CDS encoding carbohydrate ABC transporter permease: MGLANFRELVGDGVFWHSLGVTAWFVLLSVGFGTVFSLVTAVILHRVTSSTTLRGIILLPFLISNVVAALVWSWMLDPQLGIVDIILEKLTGHSIMFLGTGGWAIPSLAAIGVWKWMGYYALLIFAGLQTIPPTIYEAGRVDGASEFQMFRRLTVPLLRPVLALVLVLSVINSFTVFDIVQVTTRGGPANASNVLQMYIYDKAFGQFDFGYGAAMSLALFALLALITFIQLRFTRANTSDLD, translated from the coding sequence GTGGGCCTGGCCAACTTCCGCGAGCTGGTCGGGGACGGAGTCTTCTGGCACTCGCTGGGCGTCACCGCCTGGTTCGTCCTGCTCAGCGTCGGCTTCGGGACGGTCTTCTCCCTGGTCACAGCGGTGATCCTGCACCGGGTCACCTCCTCCACCACGCTGCGCGGCATCATCCTGCTGCCGTTCCTGATCTCCAATGTGGTGGCCGCCCTGGTGTGGTCCTGGATGCTCGACCCGCAGCTGGGCATCGTCGACATCATCCTGGAGAAGCTCACCGGACACTCCATCATGTTCCTGGGCACGGGCGGCTGGGCGATCCCCTCGCTCGCGGCGATCGGCGTGTGGAAGTGGATGGGCTACTACGCCCTGCTGATCTTCGCGGGCCTGCAGACCATCCCGCCGACCATCTACGAGGCCGGCCGGGTCGACGGCGCGAGCGAGTTCCAGATGTTCCGCCGGCTGACCGTGCCGCTGCTGCGCCCGGTCCTGGCACTGGTCCTGGTGCTCAGCGTGATCAACTCCTTCACGGTCTTCGACATCGTGCAGGTGACCACCAGGGGCGGCCCGGCGAACGCCTCCAACGTGCTGCAGATGTACATCTACGACAAGGCGTTCGGCCAGTTCGACTTCGGCTACGGCGCCGCGATGTCCCTCGCGCTGTTCGCGCTGCTCGCCCTGATCACCTTCATCCAACTGCGGTTCACCCGCGCCAACACCTCCGACCTGGACTGA
- a CDS encoding alpha-galactosidase, translated as MATLTAGYAYLRAAGTSLVVALTGPLPHVLHWGADLGALTEADCEALDLTGDGSVLNNALDVPRRFSVWPTEADGWSGTPAHEGHLAGGLTAPRLRLSSAEQTGAESAGGELVMVLADDAAAMDITLTYNLTTSGVLTVRSTLTRRPSGPDAAEAAPYDLAAVTALLPLPRRATEILDFTGKWSRERAPQRRPLAFGTHLRAARRGKSGVDSPYLLTVGVPGFGFRHGEVWGVHVAWSGDQRYLVEQLPEGAGGVHAAVLGGGEQLRPGEVRLAPGESHRTPVCHFAWSDAGLDGLADRFHEHLRARPAHPRAARPLVLNTWEAVYFDHDSDRLLALADRAAQVGVERFVLDDGWFRGRRSDTAGLGDWTVDPDVWPDGLTPVVERVRAHGMQFGLWVEPEMVNLDSRLAREHPDWILGPAAGLGASARNQYALDLSRPEVWNHLLAALDALVGEYAVDFLKWDHNREIAESVHYRAGRTDAPAGHRQVDALYRLLDALRERHPALEVESCASGGGRVDLGILEHTDRVWPSDCNDPVERQVIQRWTGQLLPPELVGTHVGAALSHTTGRLTADSFRLATALFGHAGIEQDLNRCDAAELERLTSWSALYREFRGLLHSGRSVRADLDEPDSPAAPADPTGQTNILHGVVSRDGTHALMCWARLATSAAGQSGRVRLPGLKSRARYRLRVRDDLGLPSFHQTSGPGWLDRALKEWVDLPGAVLATVGLPLPTLNPQQALLLEIRRTE; from the coding sequence ATGGCCACGCTCACCGCCGGGTACGCGTACCTGCGCGCGGCCGGTACCAGCCTTGTCGTGGCGCTGACCGGGCCGCTGCCCCACGTACTGCACTGGGGTGCCGACCTGGGCGCGCTGACCGAGGCGGACTGCGAGGCGCTCGACCTCACCGGTGACGGGTCCGTCCTGAACAACGCGCTGGACGTGCCGCGCCGCTTCTCGGTCTGGCCCACCGAGGCGGACGGCTGGTCCGGCACCCCCGCCCACGAGGGCCACCTCGCGGGCGGCCTGACGGCGCCGCGCCTGCGGCTGTCGAGCGCGGAGCAGACCGGCGCAGAGAGCGCGGGCGGGGAGTTGGTGATGGTCCTCGCCGACGACGCGGCGGCCATGGACATCACGTTGACGTACAACCTCACCACCAGCGGTGTGCTCACCGTCCGCTCGACGCTCACCCGGCGCCCCTCGGGGCCGGACGCCGCGGAGGCCGCCCCGTACGACCTTGCCGCCGTGACAGCGCTGCTCCCGCTGCCCCGACGTGCCACCGAGATCCTCGACTTCACCGGCAAGTGGAGCCGCGAACGCGCCCCCCAGCGCCGCCCGCTGGCCTTCGGCACGCATCTGCGTGCGGCCAGGCGCGGCAAGTCCGGCGTCGACTCGCCGTATCTGCTGACCGTCGGCGTGCCCGGCTTCGGCTTCCGACACGGCGAGGTCTGGGGGGTGCATGTCGCCTGGAGCGGCGACCAGCGCTACCTCGTCGAGCAGCTCCCGGAGGGCGCGGGCGGCGTGCACGCCGCGGTACTCGGCGGCGGCGAGCAACTGCGGCCGGGGGAGGTCCGGTTGGCGCCGGGCGAGAGCCACCGCACCCCGGTGTGCCACTTCGCCTGGTCGGACGCGGGGCTGGACGGCCTGGCGGACAGGTTCCACGAGCATCTGCGCGCCCGCCCCGCCCATCCGAGGGCCGCCCGGCCGCTGGTCCTGAACACCTGGGAGGCGGTCTACTTCGACCACGACTCCGACCGGCTGCTGGCGCTGGCCGACCGGGCGGCGCAGGTCGGCGTCGAGCGCTTCGTCCTCGACGACGGCTGGTTCCGCGGCCGCCGAAGCGACACCGCCGGACTGGGCGACTGGACGGTCGACCCCGACGTGTGGCCGGACGGCCTGACGCCGGTGGTCGAGCGGGTGCGGGCGCACGGGATGCAGTTCGGGCTGTGGGTCGAACCGGAGATGGTCAACCTCGACTCCCGGCTGGCCCGCGAGCACCCGGACTGGATCCTCGGCCCGGCCGCGGGGCTGGGGGCCTCCGCCCGCAACCAATACGCCCTGGACCTCTCCCGCCCGGAGGTGTGGAACCACCTGCTGGCGGCCCTGGACGCACTGGTCGGCGAGTACGCCGTCGACTTCCTCAAGTGGGACCACAACCGGGAGATCGCAGAATCCGTGCACTACCGGGCGGGCCGCACCGACGCACCCGCCGGGCACCGCCAGGTGGACGCGCTCTACCGGCTGCTGGACGCCCTGCGCGAGCGCCATCCCGCTCTGGAGGTGGAGAGCTGCGCCAGCGGGGGAGGACGGGTCGACCTCGGCATCCTGGAGCACACCGACCGGGTGTGGCCCTCGGACTGCAACGACCCGGTGGAGCGCCAGGTCATCCAGCGCTGGACCGGCCAACTGCTGCCCCCAGAGCTGGTCGGCACCCACGTCGGTGCCGCACTCAGCCACACCACCGGACGACTCACCGCCGACTCCTTCCGGCTGGCCACCGCCCTCTTCGGTCACGCCGGCATCGAACAGGACCTGAACCGCTGCGACGCGGCCGAACTCGAGCGGCTGACCTCGTGGTCCGCGCTCTACCGGGAGTTCCGCGGACTGCTGCACAGTGGCCGGTCGGTCCGGGCCGACCTCGACGAGCCGGACAGTCCGGCCGCCCCGGCCGACCCCACCGGGCAGACGAACATACTGCACGGCGTCGTCTCCCGGGACGGCACACATGCGCTGATGTGCTGGGCCCGGCTGGCGACCTCGGCCGCGGGCCAGTCCGGCCGTGTGCGGCTGCCGGGCCTGAAGTCCAGAGCACGCTACCGGCTGCGCGTCCGGGACGACCTGGGCCTGCCCTCGTTCCACCAGACCAGCGGCCCAGGATGGCTCGACCGGGCCCTCAAGGAGTGGGTGGACCTGCCGGGAGCGGTGCTCGCGACCGTTGGCCTGCCCCTACCGACGCTGAACCCCCAGCAGGCGCTGCTACTGGAGATCCGCCGGACCGAGTGA
- a CDS encoding ROK family transcriptional regulator encodes MKLADRPPAAAAVFRTLLAHGPLSRAEIGRRTGLSAGAVTKVTAPLLSDGWITEQGRPAGERTNGRPATLIAVRPERACFVGVKVTADEAIAVLTDLTARPLTTARAELGSRDVGSVVLAIARLVEQVRAQACATDPQEGAEGGARPVEVHGIGVTISGDVDTRTGIVQYSPFLNWRRVPLAELVESATGAPTVIDNDVRALAVAEQWFGAGAGLSSFVLVTVGAGIGCGISIDGRVVSGAHGVSGELGHLPVTGTDRVCTCGNTGCVEAVASTHAITEQARSATGDPALTMDEAIRLAHAGNPAVRAVFADAGHAIGLAIASVANLLGPGRIIISGEGVATYDLFEEQIRSTFAAHAFGAAGDCDLVVRPLPFEAWARGGAALAAQLLLSPAR; translated from the coding sequence ATGAAGCTCGCCGACCGACCTCCGGCCGCCGCCGCGGTCTTCCGGACACTCCTCGCGCACGGACCGCTCAGCCGCGCCGAGATCGGCCGCCGCACCGGGCTGTCCGCCGGTGCCGTCACCAAGGTCACCGCCCCGCTGCTCTCCGACGGCTGGATCACCGAACAGGGCCGCCCGGCCGGCGAACGGACCAACGGCCGCCCCGCCACGCTGATCGCGGTGCGTCCCGAGCGCGCCTGCTTCGTCGGCGTCAAGGTCACCGCGGACGAGGCCATCGCCGTGCTCACCGACCTGACCGCCCGACCGCTGACCACCGCCCGGGCCGAGCTGGGCTCGCGGGATGTGGGAAGCGTGGTCCTCGCCATCGCCCGCCTGGTCGAGCAGGTACGCGCGCAGGCCTGCGCAACGGATCCGCAGGAGGGCGCAGAGGGCGGAGCCCGGCCGGTCGAGGTGCACGGTATCGGCGTCACCATCTCGGGCGACGTGGACACCCGGACCGGGATCGTCCAGTACTCCCCCTTCCTCAACTGGCGCCGGGTTCCCCTGGCCGAGCTGGTGGAGTCCGCCACCGGAGCCCCCACGGTGATCGACAACGACGTCCGCGCGCTGGCCGTCGCCGAGCAGTGGTTCGGCGCGGGAGCCGGTCTCTCCTCGTTCGTGCTGGTCACCGTAGGGGCCGGGATCGGCTGCGGGATCTCCATCGACGGCCGGGTGGTCTCCGGGGCGCATGGCGTCTCGGGCGAGTTGGGCCATCTGCCGGTCACCGGCACCGACCGCGTCTGCACCTGCGGGAACACCGGCTGCGTCGAGGCCGTCGCCTCCACCCACGCCATCACCGAGCAGGCCCGCAGCGCCACCGGCGATCCGGCGCTCACCATGGACGAGGCCATCCGCCTCGCGCACGCCGGCAACCCCGCCGTACGCGCGGTCTTCGCGGACGCCGGGCACGCCATCGGACTTGCCATCGCCTCGGTCGCCAACCTCCTCGGCCCCGGACGCATCATCATCTCCGGTGAGGGCGTGGCCACCTACGACCTCTTCGAGGAGCAGATCCGCAGCACCTTCGCGGCGCACGCCTTCGGCGCGGCCGGCGACTGCGATCTGGTGGTGCGCCCGCTGCCCTTCGAGGCGTGGGCCCGCGGCGGAGCCGCCCTCGCCGCCCAACTGCTGCTCTCCCCCGCGCGCTGA
- a CDS encoding carbohydrate ABC transporter permease, with protein sequence MSAIAMPARTKRSRGRRISPGRIAAWTYLGIVVAITLFPFYWILRTALSNNYALATDPSSPLPVGFTFGAFERALGIAGTAAAQAQGGSGASLDLALFLRNSLIYAGVQTVIIVACSTAAAYAFARLQWRGRNVVFGVLLSALMVPAVFTLLPNFVTIKDLGLTNSFAGLILPGAFFSAFCLFFLRQFMLGISSEIEEAAVIDGAGPVRVLLRIVLPMCAAPIATVSLLMFINAWNDYMWPLLVTNQQSTEPLTLALGVFKQSSPQAAPDWAGLMAATLLSALPMLLLLFAFGRRIINSIGFSGLK encoded by the coding sequence ATGTCCGCTATCGCCATGCCCGCCCGCACCAAGCGGTCGCGCGGCCGCCGGATCTCGCCCGGACGGATCGCCGCCTGGACCTATCTCGGCATCGTCGTCGCCATCACGCTCTTCCCCTTCTACTGGATCCTGCGCACGGCGCTGTCCAACAACTACGCGCTGGCCACCGACCCGTCCTCACCGCTGCCCGTCGGCTTCACCTTCGGCGCCTTCGAGCGCGCGCTGGGCATCGCCGGCACCGCGGCGGCCCAGGCCCAGGGCGGCTCGGGGGCCTCCCTCGACCTGGCCCTCTTCCTGCGCAACTCCCTCATCTACGCGGGAGTGCAGACCGTCATCATCGTGGCCTGCTCGACCGCCGCCGCGTACGCCTTCGCCCGCCTGCAGTGGCGCGGCCGCAACGTGGTCTTCGGCGTGCTGCTGTCGGCCCTGATGGTTCCGGCCGTCTTCACCCTGCTGCCGAACTTCGTGACCATCAAGGACCTCGGGCTGACCAACAGCTTCGCCGGGCTGATCCTGCCGGGCGCGTTCTTCTCCGCCTTCTGCCTGTTCTTCCTGCGCCAGTTCATGCTCGGGATCAGCAGCGAGATCGAGGAGGCCGCGGTCATCGACGGCGCGGGCCCGGTACGGGTCCTGTTGCGGATCGTGCTGCCGATGTGCGCGGCGCCGATCGCCACCGTCTCGCTGCTGATGTTCATCAACGCCTGGAACGACTACATGTGGCCGCTGCTGGTCACCAACCAGCAGAGCACCGAGCCGCTGACCCTCGCCCTCGGCGTCTTCAAGCAGTCCTCCCCGCAGGCCGCCCCGGACTGGGCCGGGCTGATGGCGGCCACCCTCCTCTCCGCGCTGCCGATGCTGCTCCTGCTGTTCGCCTTCGGCCGACGGATCATCAACTCCATCGGCTTCTCCGGACTGAAGTGA
- a CDS encoding NIPSNAP family protein, producing the protein MITCVIQYTLDPHQIAEFETYATTWPPIIKRCGGDLIGYYLPQEGANDYAVALIDFPTLSAYEEYRERLAADPDARQNLKHARRARCIRAEHRSFLRRV; encoded by the coding sequence GTGATCACCTGCGTCATCCAGTACACCCTCGACCCGCACCAGATCGCCGAGTTCGAGACCTATGCCACCACCTGGCCGCCGATCATCAAGCGTTGCGGTGGCGACCTGATCGGCTACTACCTGCCCCAGGAGGGAGCCAACGACTACGCGGTGGCGCTCATCGACTTCCCCACCTTGTCTGCCTATGAGGAGTACCGCGAGAGGCTCGCCGCTGACCCAGATGCGCGGCAGAACCTGAAGCACGCTCGTCGGGCCCGCTGCATCCGCGCCGAGCACCGCTCCTTCCTGCGCCGCGTGTGA
- a CDS encoding acetylxylan esterase, producing the protein MLTDLDLPALREYRSGYREPEDFDAFWSATLAEARSHDLMLRLEPVPAHLETVEVYDVSFAGFGGHPVRGWLRLPRGRGGEQLPAVVQFHGYASGRGAPFEDLLWSSAGFAHLLMDTRGQGGAYAGGGATPDPVGSGPSHPGFLTRGIEDRESYVYRRILTDAVRAVEAVRASGFGDPGRVAVLGNSQGGGIALAAAGLVPDVAALYAQAPFLCDIRRAVRITDAAPYAEIAGYLGARRDAVEQVFETLSYFDGVAFARRASAPAWFSAGLMDPVCPPSTVFGAYHAYAGGEKHIRAWEFNGHEAGGSDDLAIVLPALRSLLKA; encoded by the coding sequence ATGCTGACCGATCTCGACCTCCCCGCCCTGCGGGAGTACCGCAGCGGCTACCGCGAGCCCGAGGACTTCGACGCCTTCTGGTCCGCCACTCTGGCCGAGGCCCGCAGCCACGACCTGATGCTGCGTCTGGAACCCGTCCCCGCCCACCTGGAGACGGTGGAGGTGTACGACGTCTCGTTCGCCGGCTTCGGCGGGCACCCGGTACGCGGGTGGCTGCGGCTGCCGCGCGGGCGCGGCGGAGAGCAGCTGCCCGCGGTGGTGCAGTTCCACGGCTACGCCAGCGGCCGGGGCGCGCCCTTCGAGGACCTGCTGTGGTCCTCGGCCGGCTTCGCCCACCTGCTGATGGACACCCGCGGGCAGGGCGGAGCGTACGCCGGCGGCGGCGCCACCCCCGACCCGGTGGGCAGCGGGCCGTCCCACCCGGGCTTTCTCACCCGCGGCATCGAGGACCGCGAGAGCTACGTCTACCGCCGGATCCTCACCGACGCGGTACGCGCCGTGGAGGCCGTCCGCGCCAGCGGGTTCGGCGACCCCGGGCGGGTGGCGGTGCTCGGCAACAGCCAGGGCGGCGGCATCGCGCTGGCGGCTGCGGGCCTGGTCCCCGACGTCGCCGCGCTGTACGCGCAGGCCCCCTTCCTGTGCGACATCCGCCGGGCGGTGCGGATCACGGACGCCGCCCCGTACGCCGAGATCGCCGGATACCTCGGCGCCCGCCGGGACGCGGTCGAGCAGGTCTTCGAGACGCTGTCCTACTTCGACGGGGTCGCCTTCGCCCGGCGGGCGAGCGCGCCCGCCTGGTTCTCGGCGGGCCTGATGGACCCGGTCTGCCCGCCGTCCACCGTCTTCGGCGCCTACCACGCCTACGCGGGAGGCGAGAAGCACATCCGCGCCTGGGAGTTCAACGGCCACGAGGCCGGCGGAAGCGACGATCTGGCGATCGTGCTGCCGGCCCTGCGGTCGCTGCTCAAGGCCTGA
- a CDS encoding fibronectin type III domain-containing protein encodes MERQSEAEPSGSRRSRGARALRRLGPACAALALAAAAAIAAPVATASQASAATTARPAGTAGTAGTSTTLAAKPYMGWSSWSLESTSHPGYGVDWLNAAHIEQQADLVAAKLKSHGYEYINVDSGWTNGFDGYGRPVANTAKFPDGMAAVADHVHAEGLKFGLYLAVGLDPSAYGDGSTPIYGAPGCTTGDIVYPDLRKTNGWNSAYQMDFANPCAQKYIDSVADELASWGVDFLKVDGVGPGSWQGDAAHDNIPDIQAWHAALQSTGRPIQLTVSWSLSHKDVSAWQAYSNGWRIDTDVECYCSTLETWNSSVKARWNDVVQWIDDAGPGHWNNLDSLDVGSGPLDGLNDTERQSAATLWAIESAPLYTGDDLTQLDSYGLKLLTNDEVLAVDQAGRPARPVSQATDQQTWYTRNPDGSYTVALFNLGSATAPVTADFSDLGISGPAAVRDLWSHKNLGTATGHLTETLQAHGSRLFTLTPPHSGTAPGVPLGVHGTAAGAHSISLAWQPATTENSSTGSPTTGYRVYANGREVADPTSTSATVNGLDPATDYTFTVVARNAGGGSSAPSKALSLTTPGAEGPTAYEAEASGNSLSGGAQVAGCTGCSGGQKVGYIGGTGTLGMTVDAPKDGTYLMRLDYVNADASRVLYVTADGSTQQVNTGGSDDNDWDSPQSVTVPVHLTAGANTLSFGDPDNSAPDLDRIVV; translated from the coding sequence ATGGAACGACAGTCGGAAGCCGAACCCTCCGGGTCCCGCAGATCCCGGGGCGCCCGCGCACTGCGGCGCCTCGGCCCGGCCTGCGCGGCCCTCGCACTGGCCGCCGCGGCGGCGATCGCGGCACCGGTCGCGACGGCCTCGCAGGCCTCGGCGGCGACCACCGCACGCCCTGCCGGCACCGCCGGCACCGCTGGCACCAGCACCACCCTGGCCGCCAAGCCCTATATGGGCTGGAGCAGTTGGAGCCTGGAGTCCACCTCGCACCCCGGGTACGGCGTCGACTGGCTGAACGCCGCGCACATCGAGCAGCAGGCCGATCTGGTGGCCGCGAAGCTGAAGTCGCACGGCTACGAGTACATCAACGTCGACTCCGGCTGGACCAACGGCTTCGACGGATACGGCCGCCCGGTGGCCAACACCGCGAAGTTCCCGGACGGGATGGCGGCGGTGGCCGACCACGTACACGCCGAGGGGCTCAAGTTCGGCCTCTACCTGGCCGTCGGCCTGGACCCGTCCGCCTACGGCGACGGCAGCACTCCGATCTACGGCGCGCCCGGCTGCACCACCGGCGACATCGTCTATCCCGACCTGCGGAAGACCAACGGCTGGAACTCCGCGTACCAGATGGACTTCGCCAACCCCTGCGCGCAGAAGTACATCGACTCCGTCGCCGACGAACTCGCCTCCTGGGGCGTGGACTTCCTCAAGGTGGACGGCGTCGGGCCGGGCTCCTGGCAGGGCGACGCCGCGCACGACAACATCCCGGACATCCAGGCCTGGCACGCCGCCCTGCAGAGCACCGGCCGCCCCATCCAGCTGACGGTGTCCTGGTCGCTCAGCCACAAGGACGTCTCCGCCTGGCAGGCGTACTCCAACGGCTGGCGGATCGACACCGATGTCGAGTGCTACTGCTCCACGCTGGAGACCTGGAACAGCTCGGTCAAGGCGCGCTGGAACGACGTGGTGCAGTGGATCGACGACGCCGGGCCCGGCCACTGGAACAACCTCGACTCGCTCGACGTCGGCTCCGGCCCGCTCGACGGCCTCAACGACACCGAGCGGCAGAGCGCGGCCACGCTGTGGGCCATCGAGTCGGCACCGCTGTACACCGGTGACGACCTCACCCAGCTCGACTCGTACGGGCTGAAGCTGCTGACCAACGATGAGGTGCTCGCGGTCGACCAGGCCGGGCGCCCGGCCCGTCCGGTCAGCCAGGCCACCGACCAGCAGACCTGGTACACCCGCAACCCCGACGGCAGCTACACCGTGGCGCTTTTCAACCTGGGCTCGGCGACGGCCCCGGTCACCGCGGACTTCTCCGACCTCGGCATCAGCGGCCCGGCCGCCGTCCGGGACCTGTGGAGCCACAAGAACCTCGGCACCGCCACCGGGCATCTGACGGAGACTCTGCAGGCGCACGGCTCCCGGCTGTTCACCCTCACCCCGCCGCACAGCGGCACCGCGCCCGGCGTCCCGCTCGGCGTCCACGGCACCGCCGCCGGCGCGCACAGCATCTCGCTGGCCTGGCAGCCGGCCACCACCGAGAATTCCAGCACCGGCAGCCCCACCACCGGCTACCGGGTCTACGCCAACGGCCGTGAGGTGGCCGACCCGACCAGCACCTCCGCCACCGTCAACGGCCTCGACCCGGCCACCGACTACACCTTCACCGTGGTCGCCCGGAACGCCGGCGGCGGCAGCTCCGCTCCGAGCAAGGCGCTCTCCCTCACCACCCCGGGAGCCGAAGGGCCGACCGCCTACGAGGCGGAGGCCTCCGGCAACAGCCTCAGCGGCGGCGCCCAGGTGGCGGGCTGCACCGGCTGCTCCGGCGGGCAGAAGGTCGGCTACATCGGAGGGACGGGCACGCTCGGGATGACCGTGGACGCCCCGAAGGACGGCACCTACCTGATGCGGCTCGACTACGTGAACGCGGACGCCAGCCGGGTCCTGTACGTCACCGCCGACGGCAGCACCCAGCAGGTCAACACCGGTGGTAGCGACGACAACGACTGGGACAGCCCGCAGTCCGTCACCGTCCCGGTCCACCTCACCGCCGGAGCCAACACCCTGTCCTTCGGCGACCCCGACAACTCCGCGCCCGACCTGGACCGGATCGTCGTCTGA
- a CDS encoding ABC transporter substrate-binding protein, with translation MRISRVSAIVAAAALIAVVTGCAGGSGSSGSKTVNWWTWDDKQAAAYKTCATAFEKANPGVTVDISQYNVDDYFTKLTAGFVAGDAPDAFQNSAQFFQSYASLHQLQPLDDYIKADKFDLSRFSVGVNQWKYSDGQQYGLPLDWSAAGTYFNQTALTKAGYSAADVSKLNWNPDNGGTLGKMIAHLTIDDKGRRGDQPGFDKNHVKTYGFGEMAAKDFTGQTTWSPLLSSTGWRQGNTTMWPTRFNYDDPRFVKTMDWIRSLEDKGYIPKIGAFSDSVSDVELLSSGKVAMEIGGSWEATTFAKIPNLKVGIAATPYGPDGKTRSVASGSNGNNIWAGSKNKDLAWKWISYMGSEKCQTMASASGSFFPSISASMTAETNTFAKQGIDLSVFNDMLKDKTLYQGPVYANGQAVQSATEPLFEAYFAHQKNDDVFASMAEQTKSLLAAKNQ, from the coding sequence ATGAGAATCAGCAGAGTGTCCGCCATCGTCGCCGCCGCCGCGCTCATCGCCGTCGTCACCGGATGCGCCGGCGGGAGCGGCAGCTCAGGATCGAAGACCGTCAACTGGTGGACCTGGGACGACAAGCAGGCCGCCGCCTACAAGACCTGCGCCACCGCCTTCGAGAAGGCCAACCCCGGCGTCACCGTCGACATCTCGCAGTACAACGTCGACGACTACTTCACCAAGCTGACCGCGGGCTTCGTGGCAGGCGACGCGCCGGACGCGTTCCAGAACAGCGCCCAGTTCTTCCAGTCCTACGCCTCGCTCCACCAACTCCAGCCGCTGGACGACTACATCAAGGCGGACAAGTTCGACCTGTCCCGCTTCTCGGTGGGCGTCAACCAGTGGAAGTACAGCGACGGCCAGCAGTACGGGCTGCCGCTCGACTGGTCGGCAGCCGGCACCTACTTCAACCAGACCGCTCTCACCAAGGCCGGCTACAGCGCCGCGGACGTGTCCAAGCTCAACTGGAACCCGGACAACGGCGGCACGCTGGGCAAGATGATCGCCCACCTCACCATCGACGACAAGGGTCGCCGCGGCGACCAGCCCGGCTTCGACAAGAACCACGTGAAGACCTACGGCTTCGGCGAGATGGCCGCCAAGGACTTCACCGGGCAGACCACCTGGAGCCCGCTTCTGTCCTCCACGGGCTGGCGCCAGGGCAACACGACCATGTGGCCGACCAGGTTCAACTACGACGACCCGCGCTTCGTCAAGACCATGGACTGGATACGCTCCCTGGAGGACAAGGGCTACATCCCGAAGATCGGGGCGTTCTCCGACAGCGTCAGCGACGTCGAACTGCTCTCCTCCGGCAAGGTCGCGATGGAGATCGGCGGCTCCTGGGAGGCCACCACCTTCGCCAAGATCCCCAACCTCAAGGTCGGCATCGCGGCCACCCCCTACGGCCCCGACGGTAAGACCCGGTCGGTGGCCAGCGGTTCCAACGGCAACAACATCTGGGCCGGCAGCAAGAACAAGGACCTGGCCTGGAAGTGGATCTCCTACATGGGGTCTGAGAAGTGCCAGACCATGGCCTCCGCCAGCGGCTCGTTCTTCCCCTCGATCTCGGCCTCGATGACCGCAGAGACGAACACCTTCGCCAAGCAGGGCATCGACCTGTCGGTCTTCAACGACATGCTGAAGGACAAGACCCTGTACCAGGGCCCGGTCTACGCCAACGGCCAGGCCGTGCAGTCCGCGACGGAGCCGCTGTTCGAGGCGTACTTCGCGCACCAGAAGAACGACGACGTCTTCGCGAGCATGGCCGAGCAGACCAAGTCCCTGCTGGCGGCCAAGAACCAGTGA